The genomic DNA AGGGAAGGATACTGCGCATCTCGCCGGAGGGGAAAATACTCACCGCATCCGACGTACCCTTCAGTGCTGCAGCAAATCCCGAAATCAAGCCTGACATGGTATATTTCGCCACTGACCCACAGGGTAATTTCTACGTGTGCGATCGGGCAGCCCGACGTATCCTCAAATACCGTCCGGATGGAACATTGCTCGGCAACATCGGCGAAGGCAGGTTGAAGCGGCCAGCTGCACTGGCGGTGGCAAAGGACGGTTCGGTATACGTGATAGATGCGGGCAAACTGACTGTCTTCCGCGCGATACCGGCAGGGATGGACAATGGCGCTCAGCCCCATCGGTAAATACGAACGTGTAGACGTACTGGGTTACGGCGCGACGGGCATTGTGTACCTTGCGTGGGATTCCTTGCTGCGCAAGCAGGTTGCGCTGAAAGAAATCAACATCCAGGCAGGCGACATGGAGCGATTCCTGGAAGAGGCTCGTTTGCTGGACCGCCTGAACCACCCCAACATCGTGCGCGTGCACAGCGTAGACCGTGTAGACGGCAAAATCCTTATCGCGATGGAATATGTGCCCGGCGTCAACCTGCAGGAACTGTTGCGCCAGCAGGGCAAGCTGCCCATCCGACAGGCTCTGGATATCGCCATTCAGGTGCTGGACGCGCTGGAGTATGCTCACCGCAACCATACCATCCACCGCGACATCAAACCGGGCAACATCCTGATACGCAAAGACGGCGTGGTGAAACTGGTGGACTTTGGGTTGGCGACCATACTGGGCACAGGCTCGTATGCGGGCGGAGCGGGAACCTACGTGTACATGGCGCCTGAGGATTTCGAAGAGGAAGAGCACTCCGACCATCGCTCCGACCTGTGGGCAGTAGGTGTGACGCTGTACGAGATGGTCACCGGTCACCGACCGTTCAACGCCGTCAACCCGAAGAACCCCTTCTCGTGGCAGGAGGCAGTGCAGAAGCAGCAACCGCCGCCCCTGCAGCAGTTTGCGCCCAACGCACCGTCCGCCCTGCAGACGGTGATAGAGCGAGCGCTGGCGAAGCGCAAAGAAGACCGCTACCCGACAGCGGGGGAGTTTGCCCAGGCGCTGCGTCGCGTGCAGGTGATGCTGCCTGATACAGGAGACGAAACGCTTGCAGTGGTGTCGTCGCAGGCGTATGGTGCTCAGCAGCGACAGAAACCCTCACTGCGTGTTGCGCCTGAAAGCCCGCGCTCCGCTGCTGCCCATGTGGAACCGCAGGAGGTTTCGCTCGGTCCGGTACGCCAGGGCGAGCAGTGTACCGCCAGAGTGGTGGTGCGCTCGACGAATCGCAAGCCGCTGGACGCGCGGCTGGTTTCACAACCAGGCTGGCTGTATGTGCACCCTCCTGTGCTGCAACGCAAACGGCAGATAGTGACCCTCACCGCCGACACGGGTATGGTCTCCACACAGGGTACCCTGTCTGACGTGGTGCAGTTTGTCAACGGAGAAAGCCGAATCAACATCCCTGTTAAGATCGAGGTATTGCCACCCCGTCCGCAATTCCGACAGGTAGCATACTGGTATGTGCCTCTATTCGTTGCGTGCCTGGTGCCATTATTCACCGTGATACTCGGCTCCAACCAGTGGACTCACTGGATGCCTATCGGTCTGGAACTTTCGGGCTTGCTGGGGGCAATGTTGACGCTCATCACCATCGGAGCGGAGCTGCGCTCCGGAGAGCGAACGGCGGCGGTTCTGCTGATGCTCACCGGTTTGTCGGCAACGGGAACCTATCTGGGAGTGCTCGGCGACCCCCAGAACCACCCGCAAGGCAGGGTAGCGGTAGACCTGCTGACCATCATGGGAGCAGTGTTGCTGCTTCAGGTGTTCAGCACACGCCGCTGGAAGTGGTGGGGATGGGTTCTGGTAGGGTTATCGCTGGCTCTGTCGGGAGTGATCGCTTCGATACTGGGAACACGAGTATCATAATGTGGGTGAGTGATGATGCGAGAGAACCCGTTTCCGGGCATGAACCCCTATCTGGAAGACCCGCAGCTGTGGCCGGGGGTGTACTACCGGTTCGTCACCTATCTGGCTGACGCCATTGCACCGTCCTTGCAGGTCAGCTTGCTTCAATCTGCCCTTGCTGTAGGATATTTGCTGGTACATGGCGAACTGCTTCCACAATGACCTCTTTGACGCTCCACAAACAGATAACCGGCTGGGGACGGTATCCACGCGCCCTGTGCCATCTCTATCGCCCGGAGCGGGTGGGAGGGGTGATAGGCACGCTGCAACACGCCGAGCCGAACGGTTTCCTGCCACGCGGGTTGGGGCGGGCGTATGGCGATGCCGCGCTCAACAGCGAGGGCGGGATTATCCTGATGGAGCGCATCGACCGTTTCCTCGCCTTTGACGAAAGCACAGGTGTGGTGCGGTGCGAGGCGGGTGTGTCGCTGGCGGACATCATCTCCACCTTCCTGCCACGCGGGTGGTTCCTGCCGGTGACGCCGGGCACCAAGTTCTGCACGGTTGGCGCGTGTGTGGCGTGCGACGTACACGGCAAAAATCACCATCACGATGGCTCCATCGGCAATTTCGTGCGCTCGCTTACCTTGCTTCTGCCTTCGGGGGAAACGGTGCGCTGTTCGCGCGAGCAAAACCCTGAACTCTTCTACGCCACCATCGGCGGGATGGGTTTGACAGGCATCACCTTAGAGGTGGAACTGCAGCTGCGCCGGGTAGATACCGGCTGGATGGTGGTGGATTACGTGCGCACACGCGATCTGGATGAGACCCTGCGCACTTTCCACGAGCGCGATGAGCATTATCTGTATTCGGTGGCGTGGCTGGATTGCGTGGCGCAGGGCAGGGGTTTCGGCAGGGGGGTGCTGATGTTCGGCAGGCATGCGACGGTGGACAATCTGCCCCCCGCCAGACGCCAGAACCCGTTCACCATCCCCCGCAAGCGCGACAAAAGCGTGCCGGTAGACCTGCCGGAGTTCGTGCTGAATCCCCTCTCATTGAAGGCGTTCAATGGGGCTTACTACGCTACGCATCCCAGTCGCGAAGGCGTGTTCGTGGATTATAACACCTACTTCTACCCACTGGACAGCATCCTGCAGTGGAACCGCGCGTACGGCAAGCGAGGTTTTGTGCAATGGCAGTGCGTGTTGCCGTACGAGAACGGGATGGAGAACCTCACGCGCATTTTGGAGACAGCGCAGCGACGGCACGCTTACCCCTTCCTGTCGGTGCTGAAGCGCATGGGCGAGAGCAGTGGTGGCATCCTCTCCTTCCCCATGCCGGGCTACACCATCGCGTTGGACTTTCCGATACGCAACGGGCTGTTTGAAGTGCTGAACGAGCTGGATAAAATCGTCATCGAGGCGGGCGGCAGGCTGTACCTGGCGAAGGACGCGCGCATGTCGGCGGAGACCTTCCACACGACCTATCCGCAACTGCCGCGCTGGCAGGCGGTGAAGACGCAGGTGGACCCGAAAGGGGTATTGCAGTCCGACCTGGCGCGTCGCCTGCGTCTGATGGAGGTGGCGAAATGAGAGG from Armatimonadota bacterium includes the following:
- a CDS encoding oxidoreductase; the protein is MTSLTLHKQITGWGRYPRALCHLYRPERVGGVIGTLQHAEPNGFLPRGLGRAYGDAALNSEGGIILMERIDRFLAFDESTGVVRCEAGVSLADIISTFLPRGWFLPVTPGTKFCTVGACVACDVHGKNHHHDGSIGNFVRSLTLLLPSGETVRCSREQNPELFYATIGGMGLTGITLEVELQLRRVDTGWMVVDYVRTRDLDETLRTFHERDEHYLYSVAWLDCVAQGRGFGRGVLMFGRHATVDNLPPARRQNPFTIPRKRDKSVPVDLPEFVLNPLSLKAFNGAYYATHPSREGVFVDYNTYFYPLDSILQWNRAYGKRGFVQWQCVLPYENGMENLTRILETAQRRHAYPFLSVLKRMGESSGGILSFPMPGYTIALDFPIRNGLFEVLNELDKIVIEAGGRLYLAKDARMSAETFHTTYPQLPRWQAVKTQVDPKGVLQSDLARRLRLMEVAK